A genome region from Clostridium pasteurianum includes the following:
- a CDS encoding efflux RND transporter periplasmic adaptor subunit, with translation MNKKVINIIVGVFIVCLAGGGAYYFYKKSVSAKSLTNNRYYAVAAKKSNIDVTVSGTGTVGAAQTKDVVANNTGTIENLNVNVGDTVTSGQTIAYVGSDTINQQVNKENLAVQQDQLAVNSAKVDADKQKAELTLESDQSALQSAQDQQNAMTLTAPIGGLVVAKNNNNGDTAQQGKALITIADTSSLKVNLSVDELDISKVQVGQKADIKFDAISGKTYSGTVQTISQLGTTTNNVTTYSVVVNVDNADSAIKLGMNANVNIKVTSKQNALVIPVEALVERNGNKYVRVQSSNGSKADSQESYNKSSSRSENSGSRTNMAGNLVQVQTGLENENYVEITSGINEGQKVMIQLPQTTSTNSQNSRGGFGSMGGFGGMSGGRQSQGGNKSSNK, from the coding sequence ATGAATAAAAAAGTTATTAATATAATAGTTGGTGTTTTTATAGTTTGTCTTGCAGGTGGAGGAGCATATTATTTTTATAAAAAATCTGTAAGTGCTAAAAGTTTGACGAATAATAGATATTATGCTGTAGCTGCTAAGAAAAGTAATATAGATGTTACAGTATCGGGTACAGGAACGGTTGGGGCAGCGCAGACAAAGGATGTAGTGGCAAATAATACAGGAACTATTGAAAATTTAAATGTAAATGTTGGGGATACCGTTACATCAGGTCAGACAATTGCGTATGTTGGAAGCGATACTATAAATCAGCAGGTTAATAAGGAAAATTTAGCTGTTCAGCAGGATCAACTTGCGGTAAACAGTGCAAAAGTTGATGCAGATAAACAAAAGGCAGAACTTACACTTGAGTCGGATCAAAGTGCTCTTCAAAGTGCGCAGGATCAGCAAAATGCGATGACATTAACGGCTCCAATAGGAGGACTTGTTGTTGCTAAAAATAATAATAATGGAGATACTGCTCAGCAGGGAAAAGCTCTTATTACAATAGCTGATACAAGTTCGTTAAAAGTAAATCTTTCGGTAGACGAACTTGATATATCAAAAGTACAAGTTGGACAAAAAGCAGATATAAAATTTGATGCTATAAGTGGTAAAACATATTCAGGAACTGTACAAACTATATCTCAGCTTGGTACTACTACTAATAATGTAACTACATATTCTGTTGTTGTAAATGTTGATAATGCAGATTCAGCTATAAAATTAGGTATGAATGCCAATGTAAATATAAAAGTCACATCAAAACAGAATGCATTAGTTATTCCAGTTGAAGCACTTGTAGAAAGAAATGGAAACAAATACGTAAGAGTTCAAAGCAGCAATGGTTCAAAGGCAGATTCTCAGGAAAGTTATAATAAATCAAGTTCAAGAAGTGAAAACAGTGGATCAAGAACTAATATGGCTGGAAACTTAGTTCAGGTTCAAACAGGACTGGAAAATGAAAATTATGTTGAGATAACTTCAGGTATAAATGAAGGACAAAAGGTTATGATTCAGCTTCCTCAAACTACAAGTACTAATTCACAAAATAGTAGAGGTGGTTTTGGATCAATGGGCGGATTTGGAGGAATGAGCGGTGGCAGGCAGTCCCAAGGGGGCAATAAATCATCTAACAAATAA
- a CDS encoding DUF1836 domain-containing protein, translated as MKEEFDINTIKKLVAGIAADSIISYDELPKLDLFLSQVIDFLNDKFKSEKYTNNIVQNYIKSGVISKPEDGRKKGYTKDHIAQLLLLSYMRPVLSTDEIKKVFKLAFNEINDSSDDIISWEQAYKVFSDVQKDYFDTVFAEQYFSKEKLKGITEKFDLNEKDEDKIVVFTIVMTLIAQASVIKNIAKKIIDDYTEEE; from the coding sequence ATGAAAGAGGAATTTGATATAAATACTATAAAAAAACTAGTAGCAGGTATAGCAGCAGATAGCATAATATCTTATGATGAATTACCGAAGCTAGATTTATTTTTATCACAGGTTATAGATTTCTTAAACGATAAATTTAAAAGCGAAAAGTATACTAATAATATAGTACAAAATTATATTAAGAGTGGTGTTATATCAAAACCTGAGGATGGCAGAAAAAAAGGTTATACAAAAGACCATATAGCGCAGCTTTTACTTTTAAGTTATATGAGGCCTGTCCTTAGTACAGATGAAATAAAAAAAGTTTTTAAGTTAGCTTTTAATGAAATAAATGACAGCAGTGATGACATAATATCATGGGAGCAAGCGTATAAAGTATTTTCTGATGTTCAAAAAGATTATTTTGATACTGTGTTTGCAGAGCAATATTTTAGTAAAGAAAAACTTAAAGGTATAACGGAAAAATTTGATTTAAATGAAAAAGATGAAGATAAAATAGTTGTGTTTACCATAGTGATGACTTTGATAGCACAAGCTAGTGTCATAAAAAATATTGCTAAAAAGATAATTGATGATTATACAGAGGAAGAATAG
- a CDS encoding GNAT family N-acetyltransferase translates to MDNNIRLVEPSLKYREAFQNMVKQYEIYGEKEYFDMYSKALEDFHSYVIKIQNEARGINLKEGWVPCCNYWLVDKNEDILGVVRIRKELTSKFLKDIAGNIGYDIAPLQRKKGYGKIILKLGLKKSKELNVSPILVTCASSNIGSKKIIEENGGTFEKEIVDEWKKGLVRRYWFFK, encoded by the coding sequence ATGGATAATAACATAAGACTTGTAGAACCTTCCTTAAAATATAGAGAAGCATTTCAAAATATGGTCAAGCAATATGAAATATACGGAGAAAAAGAATATTTTGATATGTACAGTAAGGCCTTAGAGGATTTTCATAGTTATGTTATAAAAATTCAAAATGAAGCTAGGGGTATAAATCTCAAAGAGGGCTGGGTACCATGCTGTAATTACTGGTTAGTAGATAAGAATGAAGATATACTAGGGGTAGTAAGGATACGAAAAGAGCTTACAAGTAAATTTCTAAAAGATATAGCAGGAAATATAGGATATGATATAGCACCGCTTCAAAGGAAAAAGGGATATGGCAAAATTATTTTGAAGTTGGGACTTAAAAAATCTAAAGAGCTTAATGTTTCTCCAATTCTTGTGACTTGTGCTTCCTCAAATATAGGATCTAAAAAAATTATTGAGGAAAATGGAGGAACTTTTGAAAAAGAAATAGTAGATGAATGGAAAAAAGGACTAGTTAGAAGATACTGGTTCTTCAAATAA
- a CDS encoding ABC transporter ATP-binding protein: protein MPLSIKMKNLGKVYKMGKNEYRALSDINLEISKGEFVSIVGPSGAGKSTLMNIIGCLDNASEGEYLLDGVNTNCSDNKLAEIRNKKIGFIFQNYNLLPKLNVRENVELPLIYQGVGSSEIRSKSMEVIKKVGLEEHINHKPSELSGGQKQRVAIARALASNPEIILADEPTGALDSKTGIEVIEMIKKINEEGNTIILITHDMNIAKEAKRIVTVRDGRIISDEKNTQEGRK, encoded by the coding sequence ATGCCTTTATCAATTAAAATGAAAAATTTAGGTAAGGTTTATAAAATGGGTAAAAATGAATATAGAGCCTTAAGTGATATTAATTTAGAGATTTCAAAAGGTGAATTTGTATCTATTGTAGGTCCATCAGGAGCTGGAAAATCAACACTTATGAATATTATAGGATGTCTTGATAATGCTAGTGAAGGAGAATATCTTTTGGATGGAGTTAACACCAACTGTAGTGATAATAAGCTTGCAGAAATAAGAAATAAAAAAATAGGATTTATATTTCAAAACTATAACTTGCTTCCTAAATTAAATGTTAGAGAGAATGTAGAATTACCTCTTATATACCAGGGAGTAGGTTCTAGCGAAATAAGAAGTAAGTCTATGGAAGTTATTAAGAAGGTTGGACTTGAAGAACATATAAATCATAAGCCTTCAGAATTATCAGGAGGTCAGAAGCAGAGAGTAGCTATTGCTAGGGCGCTGGCTTCTAACCCTGAAATTATATTGGCAGATGAACCTACGGGAGCACTTGATAGTAAAACTGGTATAGAAGTTATAGAGATGATTAAGAAAATAAATGAAGAAGGCAATACGATTATTCTTATAACTCATGATATGAATATAGCTAAAGAAGCGAAGAGAATAGTTACGGTAAGGGATGGAAGGATAATTTCGGATGAAAAGAATACTCAGGAAGGGAGGAAATAG
- the argF gene encoding ornithine carbamoyltransferase, with protein MGYLNNKNFLSLLDFSPEDIKYLLDLGKKLKEDKKKGAEIQYLKGKNIALIFEKDSTRTRCSFEVAAHDQGAHAVYIGSTGSQISKKESIKDTARVLGRMFDAIEYRGYGQEIVETLAKYSHVPVWNGLTDEEHPTQVIANFMTLREKFNKPLNEIKFVYCGDGRNNVSNALMIGAAKMGMDFRIAAPKKLFPSDDLVKKCIEIGKTTGATITLNDNVDEAVLGADVLYTDVWVSMGEDRKVWLERLKMLKPYQINMDMISKTKNPNVKFMHCLPAFHDFSTDAAKDIYEEFNELPFEVTDEVFESDYSLAFDEAENRLHSIKAIMVATLGNV; from the coding sequence ATGGGGTATTTAAATAATAAAAACTTCTTATCTTTGCTTGATTTTTCTCCAGAAGATATAAAATATTTACTTGATTTGGGTAAAAAATTAAAGGAAGATAAAAAAAAGGGTGCGGAAATACAATATTTGAAGGGAAAGAATATAGCTTTAATATTTGAAAAAGATTCTACTAGAACTAGATGTTCTTTTGAAGTTGCAGCACATGATCAGGGAGCTCATGCTGTTTACATAGGCTCTACGGGAAGTCAAATAAGTAAAAAAGAATCTATAAAAGATACAGCAAGAGTGCTTGGGAGAATGTTTGATGCTATTGAATATAGAGGTTACGGTCAAGAAATAGTTGAAACATTAGCTAAATATTCTCATGTCCCAGTATGGAATGGACTTACGGATGAGGAGCATCCAACTCAGGTTATTGCAAACTTTATGACTTTAAGAGAAAAGTTTAATAAACCACTTAATGAAATAAAATTTGTATATTGCGGCGATGGAAGAAATAATGTATCAAATGCTTTAATGATTGGGGCAGCTAAAATGGGGATGGATTTTAGAATTGCAGCGCCTAAAAAGTTATTCCCAAGTGATGATTTAGTGAAAAAATGTATTGAGATAGGAAAGACAACAGGGGCAACAATAACACTTAATGATAACGTAGATGAAGCTGTACTTGGTGCGGATGTATTATATACAGATGTGTGGGTTTCAATGGGAGAGGACAGAAAAGTGTGGTTGGAAAGACTTAAAATGCTTAAACCATATCAAATAAATATGGATATGATTTCTAAGACTAAAAATCCGAATGTAAAGTTCATGCATTGCCTTCCTGCATTTCACGATTTTAGTACAGATGCGGCAAAAGACATTTATGAAGAATTTAATGAGCTTCCATTTGAGGTTACAGATGAAGTTTTTGAAAGTGATTATTCGTTAGCATTTGATGAAGCAGAAAATAGACTTCATTCAATAAAGGCTATTATGGTTGCAACACTTGGAAATGTATAA
- a CDS encoding sensor histidine kinase — MSIKTKLVLSNIAMCVIPLVLCIFTFVGLNNLYNKKLYSYYSIDTRRERPFLNPYMELKFIDMKQFDYIQKQLDAVPDDFLNGNFLKDLNKSLVQKNSYIIVEKNDKIIFNGGSKNNKKLLNEIVNANYSTRKEKFRESQNIYDDSNLIVKQIKFVFSNGKEGNLFFIIDSSKLLEISKEFVIAIIISIILIVCLTSGFITFLVSRSIIIPLKQLKVGTEQIRDGNLNFEVKAESKDEIGEVCEAFDDMRKKLKESIELQIQYEDNRKELISNISHDLKTPLTAIKGYVEGIKDGVADTPQKMDKYINTIYNKTQSMDHLIEELLTYSKLDLKKLPFHFIDIDFVKYMSDIMEECRFDVEKNGMEFYYNNLAKGKIITHIDVQSISRVITNIISNSIKYMNKAEGKISVEMSSDDEYVTVKVKDNGKGISEEALPYIFDRFYREDSSRNTLHGGSGLGLAICKKIIDEHGGRVGAKSKKDIGTEIWFSIKINKLES; from the coding sequence TTGTCAATAAAAACTAAACTTGTTTTATCTAATATTGCAATGTGCGTAATTCCGCTTGTTCTGTGTATATTTACCTTTGTTGGATTAAATAATTTATATAATAAAAAGTTATATTCCTATTATAGTATAGACACTAGAAGAGAACGACCTTTCTTAAATCCGTATATGGAATTAAAATTTATTGATATGAAACAGTTTGATTATATACAAAAACAATTGGATGCGGTTCCCGATGACTTTTTAAATGGAAATTTTTTGAAAGATCTAAACAAATCGCTAGTACAGAAAAATTCGTATATTATTGTAGAAAAGAATGACAAAATTATTTTTAATGGTGGTTCAAAAAATAATAAGAAGTTGCTTAATGAAATAGTTAATGCTAATTACAGTACCCGTAAAGAAAAATTCAGGGAATCACAAAATATTTATGATGATAGTAATTTGATTGTAAAACAGATTAAATTTGTGTTTTCAAATGGAAAAGAGGGAAACTTATTTTTCATAATAGATTCGAGTAAGTTATTGGAGATATCAAAGGAATTTGTTATAGCTATTATAATTTCAATAATACTAATAGTGTGTTTGACAAGTGGTTTTATAACATTTTTGGTATCAAGATCTATAATTATTCCCTTAAAACAGCTTAAGGTAGGTACAGAACAGATTAGGGATGGAAATTTAAATTTTGAGGTTAAGGCTGAATCGAAGGATGAAATAGGAGAAGTATGTGAAGCTTTTGATGATATGAGAAAAAAATTAAAGGAATCAATTGAACTGCAAATACAATATGAAGACAATAGGAAAGAACTTATATCAAATATATCACATGATTTAAAAACTCCATTAACGGCAATAAAGGGATATGTTGAAGGAATAAAGGATGGTGTTGCAGATACCCCTCAAAAAATGGATAAATATATAAATACTATATACAATAAAACTCAAAGCATGGATCATCTTATAGAAGAACTTCTAACTTATTCTAAATTGGATTTAAAAAAGCTTCCATTTCATTTTATTGATATAGATTTTGTGAAATACATGAGTGACATTATGGAGGAATGCAGATTTGATGTTGAAAAGAACGGCATGGAATTTTATTATAACAATTTAGCAAAGGGAAAAATAATTACCCATATAGATGTTCAAAGTATAAGCAGAGTAATAACAAATATAATTTCAAACTCGATTAAGTATATGAATAAGGCGGAAGGTAAAATTAGTGTGGAAATGAGCAGTGATGATGAGTATGTGACTGTAAAAGTTAAGGATAATGGCAAGGGAATATCTGAAGAAGCTCTTCCATATATTTTTGATAGATTTTACAGAGAAGATTCATCAAGAAATACTTTACATGGTGGCAGTGGGTTAGGTCTTGCAATATGTAAAAAAATAATAGATGAACACGGAGGCAGAGTAGGAGCAAAAAGTAAGAAAGATATTGGAACTGAAATATGGTTTTCTATAAAAATTAATAAATTAGAAAGTTAA